The Phaeocystidibacter marisrubri DNA segment GATCACGGATGCATTGTGACCTCCGAAACCAAACGTATTGCTCAACGCAGCTCTAACTTCACGCTCTTGAGCCTTTCCAAAAGTGAAGTTGAGATTGTTGTCCAATTCCGGATCGTCCGTAAAGTGGTTAATGGTTGGAGGAACTACGTTGTCTCTAACCGAAAGGATAGCGGCAATGGCTTCTACTGCTCCTGCGGCACCCAGTAAGTGTCCCGTCATAGATTTGGTAGAGCTGATGTTTAGCTTGTACGCGTGTTCTGCAAATACCTCCTTAATAGCCTTGGTTTCGGCAAGATCGCCTAACGGAGTAGAAGTTCCGTGAACGTTGATGTAATCCAATTCGTCCGGGGTCATTTGAGCATCCCTCAGGGCGTATCGCATTACATTCTTCGCTCCCAAACCTTCTGGGTGTGGAGCAGTAAGGTGGTGTGCGTCTGCAGATAGACCGGCACCAGCAAATTCAGCGTAGATTGTAGCTCCGCGCTTAACTGCGTGCTCGTACTCTTCCAAAACGATTGAAGCTCCACCTTCTCCCATTACAAAGCCATCTCTGTCTTTGTCAAATGGACGTGAAGCCGTTGCTGGATCGTCATTTCGGGTTGATAGTGCGTGCATCGCATTGAATCCACCAATACCTGCTTCGGTTACTGCGGCTTCCGAACCACCGGCAACGATAACAT contains these protein-coding regions:
- the fabF gene encoding beta-ketoacyl-ACP synthase II, which translates into the protein MELKRVVVTGIGAMTPIGNTANDFWKNLVAGTPGAAPITLFDTEKFKTRFACEVKNFDVKDYIDRKEARKMDRFSHFGLVVADEAIADARLEESPLDKDRIGVIWGSGIGGLDTFLQESIGYAKGDGTPRFNPFFIPKMIADITGGHISMKYNYRGPNFTTVSACASATNALIDAATYIRMGWADVIVAGGSEAAVTEAGIGGFNAMHALSTRNDDPATASRPFDKDRDGFVMGEGGASIVLEEYEHAVKRGATIYAEFAGAGLSADAHHLTAPHPEGLGAKNVMRYALRDAQMTPDELDYINVHGTSTPLGDLAETKAIKEVFAEHAYKLNISSTKSMTGHLLGAAGAVEAIAAILSVRDNVVPPTINHFTDDPELDNNLNFTFGKAQEREVRAALSNTFGFGGHNASVIFKKFEG